A single Nerophis ophidion isolate RoL-2023_Sa linkage group LG26, RoL_Noph_v1.0, whole genome shotgun sequence DNA region contains:
- the LOC133543487 gene encoding fibronectin type III domain-containing protein 9: MGITVYNVSSTCARVSWPAAPGCLDSFYSVMYDPKWSSLLLGFKRRSFMHEERIPVSQTSTRLANLLPQTAYFLCVTCQAADPLRDQCQVFVTLSDGEAQDRAGWESGVGVWLTCCVLLLLAAAALLWGCRHNGRNVPARGADDRPAATDTVSEDGPASGRLCTPRGSCDTGAKRGAVMRTPLLANRDHELRTLAKKSASELV; encoded by the coding sequence ATGGGGATCACAGTCTACAACGTTTCATCCACCTGCGCCCGCGTGAGCTGGCCGGCGGCCCCCGGCTGCCTGGACTCCTTCTACAGCGTCATGTACGACCCCAAGTGGAGCAGCCTCCTGCTGGGCTTCAAGCGCAGGAGCTTCATGCACGAGGAGCGCATCCCCGTCAGCCAGACCAGCACCCGCCTGGCCAACCTGCTGCCGCAGACCGCCTATTTCCTGTGCGTCACTTGCCAGGCCGCCGACCCGCTGCGCGACCAATGCCAAGTGTTTGTTACTCTGAGCGACGGCGAGGCTCAGGACCGGGCCGGCTGGGAGAGCGGCGTGGGGGTGTGGCTGACCTGCTGCGTATTGCTGCTGCTCGCAGCCGCCGCGCTGCTGTGGGGGTGCCGGCACAACGGCCGCAATGTCCCCGCTAGGGGAGCCGACGACCGCCCCGCGGCGACTGACACGGTCAGTGAGGACGGACCCGCATCCGGACGCCTGTGCACCCCACGGGGCAGCTGTGACACCGGCGCCAAAAGGGGCGCGGTGATGCGAACGCCGCTCCTGGCCAACCGTGACCATGAGCTGAGGACGCTGGCTAAGAAGTCTGCAAGCGAGCTAGTTTGA